A genomic window from Panthera tigris isolate Pti1 chromosome B4, P.tigris_Pti1_mat1.1, whole genome shotgun sequence includes:
- the LOC102964234 gene encoding calmodulin-like protein 3, with protein MADQLTEEQVAEFREAFCLFDKDGDGAITTQELGTVMRSLGQNPTEAELRDMVGEIDRDGNGSVDFPEFLGMMARQLRGRDSEEQIREAFRVFDKDGNGLVSAAELRHVMTRLGEKLSDDEVDEMIRAADVDGDGQVNYEEFVHMLVSK; from the coding sequence ATGGCCGACCAGCTGACGGAGGAACAGGTGGCCGAGTTCAGGGAGGCCTTCTGCCTGTTCGACAAGGACGGGGACGGCGCCATCACCACCCAGGAGCTGGGCACCGTCATGCGGTCCCTGGGCCAGAACCCCACGGAGGCCGAGCTCCGGGACATGGTGGGCGAGATCGACCGTGACGGCAATGGCTCCGTGGACTTCCCTGAGTTCCTGGGCATGATGGCCCGGCagctgaggggcagggacagcGAGGAGCAGATCCGGGAGGCCTTCCGCGTGTTCGACAAGGACGGCAACGGCCTGGTGAGCGCGGCTGAGCTGCGGCACGTGATGACCAGGCTCGGGGAGAAGCTGAGCGACGACGAGGTGGACGAGATGATCCGGGCGGCCGACGTGGACGGGGACGGCCAGGTCAACTACGAGGAGTTCGTGCACATGCTGGTCTCCAAGTGA